TTCCACTGCGGCTGGTACTTGTACTTGATCAGGTGGTTCTCGTTGTTCGTACCTTCGAGAATCACGTCTCCCCCCTTGCCTCCATCGCCACCATTTGGACCGCCGAAGGCTTCGTATTTCTCGCGACGAAAGCTTATGCAGCCGTCTCCGCCGTCGCCCGCCTGGGCGATGATTCTCACTTCATCTACAAACATAGAGCGAAACCAATAGGAGCGCCCACTAGGAATGCAACTCATCTGCGCCCGCCTTTGCGGCGGGCGAAACCATCGTCCGATCCGGCCAACACCCGCTCGACAGGTCTACTCGAAGTCGAGAAACGGCAGCTTGTAGATCTCCACCAGACTCGGGCCGACCGCTCCCGACGAAGCCCGGAGCCCCACAAGATACTGGCCGGGCTCGAGCCAGACGCGCAGAGCGGATTCCCTGGAGCCTTCTTCAAAGGCCTCCAAGCCCAACGCTTCGGATGCCTGCTCGACCATGGAGCTGCGATCTCCCGAAATCCCGTTGATCAAGCCATCCTGCCAGTCGTCGTTTTCAGTCAGCAAGGAACACCGGCCGGTTTCGCTGATCGCGTAAACCTCCAGACCCGGATCCTCCGCGAACCATGCCAAACTGTCGAAACCAGCCGCTCTCACCAGGATCTCCCTGGGCTCACTTCCGGCGATGCGAATCCCCAAGACGCCGCTGGTCTCGGAAAACGCGGGTAAACGACCTGCGACGCCTCGCGCCGACGCGGCTCCCAGCAGGTTTCCATCGGACTGCCAGGCGCCGAGAAACGCCTCCTGCAATTCCATCTCCTCGGACTGCCAAACCCCAGCGCCCCCCGCCGACGCCTTCAGGCCGACGAAAAAGTAGCCAGAGTGATCGAGGGATTCGGAAAACCGCCCGCCCCAGCGAGCGCTGGCCAGCAAAGGATCGACCGATTCCCCTTCTCGAAGCAACTGAGCGAGAAACGCTTGCTGGCTCTGTTGCGCTCGAGCTCCCAACAAGCCGCCTTGCAACTCGCTATCCAAAGAGCTGCCGACGCGCTTGGCGAAAAACGCCTCCTCTCCAATGCTTCCTCGAATGGCGTCGCCTTCGAAGCTGAACGCCCCTTTCACCGCGTCTCCCGTGGCCGTCGTCATGGAAAGCTCGTTCTCCGAAAGCGGCATGTGAGGCCCTGAAACTCGGCCCACCGCCACGTCGCGCTTGACGCCCTCCCTTACCAAATACGCCTGCTGGTCGTCCTCGACCACCAGTTCGATGCGGCTGTTTCCTTGGCCTAGCACGCCACCGACGTATCGCCCCTCTCGCTCCGAAAACCCTGAGGAGACGTCCGGCAAACGTCCGTTGAAACCGATTCCCAAGTCCACGATTTCACCCGATATCACGCCTGCGACCCGACCGGCGATGCTCGCTCCCGCTAGGTCGGTAGCGAAGAAGTCGCCCGTGCCAGGATCTACCGTGACCAAGCGCCGATTGATAAAGTAGCCCGATGCCGGATCGAAGAGAGTGAATCGCCCCGTCGCCACATCCTCATCGACCTGCAACCAAACCAAGCCGCCGCCAGTGGTCTCTCCGTGGTAGACTCCCGCTACCGGAGCGTCGCTCGCCACTATCACGGGTACACTGAAAACGCGCGAGACCAAGCCATCGGAAACGCTGGCCTGCACCACGTAGTCGCCTGCGCTTGGAAAACGGATACGGGTAGAACCGCCTTCGATCTGGTCGACGATAGGCGTCTCCTCCCCGTGGGCCGACCATACGGGTGGAGCAACCAGATCCAGCTCATCCTCTGCTTGAAAACTGAACGAGCTGGACTGACCCACGACCAAGACCTCCGGAGCCAACACGCCGACGCCGCTCCATTTCTCCTTCTGCGCTGCCACTGCCACCTGGGCGATTTCCGCGTCGCTCAATTCACGATTGTAGACACGGACGCTTGCCATCTGTCCGTGAAAGCGACGTGTGTCGGCGTCATTGTTTCCCAAATACGAGGTATTCTGCGTGGAGAGCTGATTTCCGAGAGGGACCGATTGCGTACGCACTGGCTGCGACACACCGTTGATGTACAGCTTCGGCGTATTCGAAACGTCACGACTGTCATAGCTCGCCGCTACAAAAACCCACCTATCATTCAGGATGCTGCTCGGCGGAGCGTTCCACACCCCTATTCCTTGCTGCCGGTCCGCAAAAAACTTCAGCGTCTCGCGATTGCCGTCGGGCACCGAAGCGCCCTGCCCCGAAGAGAAGTACAAATAGTAGAACGGCATGTTCACGATTCTGGGGTGCGGACTGGCCTGCAGGTCCTCCGGCCGCACCAGAGCGGTCATGGTCACCCTATTCGAAAATTGGCCATTGAAACTCATCTTGCTCGTGGACTCGCCAAATCGGGCGCTGCCTCCGTATTCGGTACTCTGACGCGTCACACCGGACAAAGCCCCGTTTCCTGCGCCAGCAAGATCGGACTCGGTGGTTCCGCTGCCTTCGAATTCATACCGATGCGAAAGCCCGGTAAGCACGTCATCGACCTCTCCGACGACCAAGGTTTTCACAAGCTTCCGAACGACACCGCCAAGCGTAGCGGAAAAGGTGATACGAGCGACCTCTGACGCTCCAGGCGAGTACCTGTAGACGTGCAGCCCCGGCAGCTCGCTCTCCAATTCAAGTTTCCCCGCGCCTTCGCTCAAGACTGCGGAAATCGCTGCCTCGTCCTTCGCCTTGATAGCGAAGGTGGCGATAGCCCTCTCCGAATCGAGAACCACCAAATCGCGCGGATAGTTGAGCTCGGCGATCGCATGGCCCTCCAGCTCCGGTTTCAACGCCCGGGCGACATTGAGACGGCCCCCTGTGACCGTTTTCCCTATCTGAGAGGGCACCACATCCACCGTGGCTAGCAACCGCGCCTTTATCTCATCCCAGCTTAGCGTCGGTTCAGCGCTCGCCAGCAAAGCGACCGCTCCCGCCACCATCGGGCTCGCCATCGAGGTACCTGTCTGATTTTCGTATCCTCCATTCGTATACGTCGAATATATTTCCACACCGGGCGCCGACAGATCCACTCCCACCAATCCGTAGCTGGATCCCGAATACAAATCGTCCTCCTGGTTGGAATTTGCGACAGAGATTATGTTGTCCCACTCATAGCCTGCGGGATAGGAGCCTCCCTCGTTGTCGATATCGATACCGTCGTTGCCTGCGGCGGCGACAAAGAGAATGCCGGCGTTTTGATGCCTTTCGATCTCATCTCTCGAGCTGTTGTTTCCTGTGCCGGATCCATAGGAATTGTTCGTGGCTACAATATTCAAGCCGCCCGAGCGGTTGGGATCGTCGTAGCGTTCCTTCATCTTGCGAGCATAGCCTAGGGCGTCGTTGATCGCCAGCGTGGTCAGTCCTGACTCGTCACCGGCTTTCAACGGCAGGACTTTGCACCCCCAGCTGACGCCGATCGTTCCAATTCCATTGCCTGCCGCCGCGGCCACGATGCCAGCCACATGCGTTCCATGGCCATCGGTTTCCTCGGGAATCGAATCCGCATCCACGAAATCCCAACTGTCGCCGCTGGTGTTCTTTAGCAGATTATCGAAAAGGTCGGGGTGGTCGATGTTCACTCCGGTATCAATCACAGCTACGACTACCTCGCTGTCCCCCGTTTCAAAGTTCCAAGCGTCGACGGCGCCGATCTTCTCCTGTCCCCAAGCGTAGGCCAGATCGAGATCGCTCGGCACCGAGGACGGAAAGCTGATCACGTCAAGCTCCGCGTTGGCTGTGGGAAAACGGGAACGGAACGCGCCCAAGACCGACTCAAGCTTGTCCAAGTCGGGGGCGCCAATGCTTAGCCACGCGTATCCAGAGTGCAACGAACGACGCTTGATCGTCAGATCGTTTTCAGCCAGAAAGCGATCCAAGTCTTCGACATCCAGCGACTCTGGAGAAATATCCGCGTAAATCACATCGCCCACATACGCAGTGGAACGAGCCACCACCCACTGCCCGACTTCGTTTTCTGCGAGAGAATCCTCCCAGACGACGTAGGGAAGCGTCTCGAAGCCCGAACGGAGCAGGGTTTGCCTTGTCGCCACCGCCTTTCCCTCGAGCATGCGCGATTGCAGGATATCCGCCCCGGGATACCGGAGCTGCCAGGGAGCTCGCTCACGGGGCGACGCATCAGTATCCCGATCGCCTTCCTCCCCAGTCGGATTCGAATCGACCAGCTCGGCCGCCTGCGACGCTTCGCTGATCCCTGAATCGGACCGTGCGGGAGCGTCGGTTTCCGCCAAGGGAACGCGAGACTGCTGCGTAGCAAAAAGCAGGGCCAGCGCGGCTAGGGCAGCGACAACGGCTCCCCATATCGAGAGTTCTATTCTATTCTTGCTCACGGTAGCGGAAGGCAGCTGGCTGCGTTCGGGGTTGCTTCGCTGCGACTCACCAAAAGGGTACGGAGACGGGGGCGATGCGTATTCACAAAAAACCGTAGACCCCTAGGGATCCACGGCTTTTTGGAAAATGTTAACTGCGCTCGGTCGGCTTAGGACTCGGAGGAAACCTCTTCGCCCTCTCCCTCCACCTCGGCAGGTTTGGTGAACTTGAGCTGATCGCCGTCGCGAACCACCAACACGTCATCGCCCTCTTCCACCTCGCCGCTGAGCAAGGCTTCCGCCAAGGGATCTTCGAGGAACCGCTCGATGGAGCGGCGAAGCGGCCGTGCGCCGTACTTCTCGTCGTAGCCGTTGTCGATGAGCAGCTCCTTGGAGTCCGCATCAAGGGTCAAGGTGATCTTCTTGTCCACCAGACGCTTCTGCAACTTGGCGATTTCCAGGTCCACGATGCGGACCAGATCCTTGCGGACCAGGCTGTGGAAAACGATCAGGTCGTTGATGCGGTTGAGGAACTCCGGCTTGAAGACCTTCTTGGCCTCTTCCATCACCTTGGCTTTGGTGCCTTCGAAATCGTCCGCCATGCTCGTCGCAGCTCCGAAGCCCATAGTGGTCTGCTTCTGGATCACGCTAGCCCCCACGTTGGTGGTCATGATGATGATGGTGTTTCGGAAATCGATGATGCGTCCCAAACTGTCGGTGAGGTGTCCTTCTTCGAAGATCTGCAGCATGATCTGCACGACGTCCGGGTGGGCCTTTTCGATTTCGTCGAAGAGCACGAGAGAGTACGGCTTGCGACGCACCTGCTCGGAGAGCTGGCCGCCCTCCTCATGGCCGACATAACCTGGAGGCGAACCGATCATGCGAGACACGGAGAACTTCTCCATGTACTCGGACATGTCGACCTGGATGATCGCGTCGCGATCGCCAAACATCTTTTCCGCCAGGGTCCGAGCTAGGAAGGTCTTTCCCACGCCGGTCGGGCCGAGAAACATGAACGAACCAATGGGGCGCTTCGGATCCTTGAGGTCCGCCCGGCTGCGGCGTAGAGCCTTGGCGATGGCCACGCAAGCCTCGTCCTGCCCGATAACCGCATCCTGAAGCTCCTTCTCGAGCTGAAGCAGACGCTCGGTTTCCTTCTTCTCCAGTCGCTGCAGGGGCACGCCTGTCCAATCGGATACCACCTTCAAAATGTCATCCTCGCCAATCGTGATGCGATTCTCCTCACGGCTCTTTTTCCAGTTTTCGAGAATGTCCTCCTGCTTCTTGCGCAGCTGCTTCTCCTCGTCGCGGAACTTGGCCGCTTCTTCGAAATGCTGCTTGCTGATGGCCTCTTCCTTGCTGCTGCAAACCTCTTCGATGTGCTTGCTCAAGGTCTCGATCTCCGGAGGACGGTTGAGCGAGGCGATGCGGGCCCGCGACCCGGCCTCGTCCATCACGTCGATGGCCTTGTCCGGCAGGTGGCGAGAAGTGATGTAGCGATCGGAAAGCTTGGCGGAGGCTTCCAGAGACTCGTCGGTGAAGACGGCCTTGTGATGCTCTTCGTACTTCCCTCGGATGCCCTTCAGGATCAGCACGGTGTCCTCGATGCTGGGCGCTTCGACCTTCACGCTTTGGAAACGACGATCCAAGGCGCTGTCCTTTTCGATGAACTTGCGATACTCGTTGAGCGTGGTCGCTCCGATGCACTGCAGCTCGCCCCGCGAGAGGGCTGGCTTGAAAATGTTCGACGCGTCCATAGCGCCTTCCGCGGCGCCCGCTCCCACGATGGTATGCAGCTCGTCGATGAAAATGATCACGTTTCCAGCCCGCTTGATCTCGTCCATGACCGCCTTGATGCGCTCCTCGAACTGACCGCGGTACTTGGTGCCCGCCACCATCAACGCCAGGTCGAGAGTGATGACCTTCTTGTCAGCGAGAATCTCCGGGACCACGCCACTGGAAATCTCCAGAGCGAGCCCTTCCACGATAGCGGTCTTGCCCACGCCGGCCTCACCGATCAGCACCGGGTTGTTCTTGGTGCGGCGACAAAGGATCTGGATCACGCGGCGAATCTCGTTCTTGCGACCGATCACCGGATCGAGCTCGCCCTTGCGAGCCAGTTCGGTCAGATCGCGGCCAAAGGCCTTGAGGGCCGGGGTCTTAGCTTCCTTCTTGTCTTCAGGGGTCTGGCTACGACCAGGCGAAACCGCTTCTTCGGTTTCTCCGGAAAACTGCGGATCGAGCTCCCTCAGGATCTCGTTTCGGGTGCGTTCGATGTCCACGTCGAGCGACTTCAGCACGCGGGCCGCCACGCCCTCGCCTTCGCGAAGCAAGCCGAGCAGGATATGCTCCGTGCCCACGTAGCTGTGATTGAGGGCCTTGGCCTCCTTGCCCGCCAAGGCCAGCACCTTCTTGACTCGCGGCGTATAGGGGATGCTGCCAGCGGTCTTGCCCTCCGGACCGGAACCGACCTGCTTCTCCACGGCGCTGCGCACGGTCTCCAAGTCCAGCCCCATTTTCTGGAGCACGCTCACCGCCACTCCCTGACCCAATTTGATCAGGCCGAGCAAGATGTGCTCCGTGCCGACGTAGTTGTGGTGAAAACGGTCTGCCTCCTTACGCGCCAAGGCAAGGACCTGCTGGGCGCGCGGAGTGAAATTGTTCATTGGTTCCATAT
The DNA window shown above is from Pelagicoccus sp. SDUM812003 and carries:
- a CDS encoding S8 family serine peptidase — encoded protein: MSKNRIELSIWGAVVAALAALALLFATQQSRVPLAETDAPARSDSGISEASQAAELVDSNPTGEEGDRDTDASPRERAPWQLRYPGADILQSRMLEGKAVATRQTLLRSGFETLPYVVWEDSLAENEVGQWVVARSTAYVGDVIYADISPESLDVEDLDRFLAENDLTIKRRSLHSGYAWLSIGAPDLDKLESVLGAFRSRFPTANAELDVISFPSSVPSDLDLAYAWGQEKIGAVDAWNFETGDSEVVVAVIDTGVNIDHPDLFDNLLKNTSGDSWDFVDADSIPEETDGHGTHVAGIVAAAAGNGIGTIGVSWGCKVLPLKAGDESGLTTLAINDALGYARKMKERYDDPNRSGGLNIVATNNSYGSGTGNNSSRDEIERHQNAGILFVAAAGNDGIDIDNEGGSYPAGYEWDNIISVANSNQEDDLYSGSSYGLVGVDLSAPGVEIYSTYTNGGYENQTGTSMASPMVAGAVALLASAEPTLSWDEIKARLLATVDVVPSQIGKTVTGGRLNVARALKPELEGHAIAELNYPRDLVVLDSERAIATFAIKAKDEAAISAVLSEGAGKLELESELPGLHVYRYSPGASEVARITFSATLGGVVRKLVKTLVVGEVDDVLTGLSHRYEFEGSGTTESDLAGAGNGALSGVTRQSTEYGGSARFGESTSKMSFNGQFSNRVTMTALVRPEDLQASPHPRIVNMPFYYLYFSSGQGASVPDGNRETLKFFADRQQGIGVWNAPPSSILNDRWVFVAASYDSRDVSNTPKLYINGVSQPVRTQSVPLGNQLSTQNTSYLGNNDADTRRFHGQMASVRVYNRELSDAEIAQVAVAAQKEKWSGVGVLAPEVLVVGQSSSFSFQAEDELDLVAPPVWSAHGEETPIVDQIEGGSTRIRFPSAGDYVVQASVSDGLVSRVFSVPVIVASDAPVAGVYHGETTGGGLVWLQVDEDVATGRFTLFDPASGYFINRRLVTVDPGTGDFFATDLAGASIAGRVAGVISGEIVDLGIGFNGRLPDVSSGFSEREGRYVGGVLGQGNSRIELVVEDDQQAYLVREGVKRDVAVGRVSGPHMPLSENELSMTTATGDAVKGAFSFEGDAIRGSIGEEAFFAKRVGSSLDSELQGGLLGARAQQSQQAFLAQLLREGESVDPLLASARWGGRFSESLDHSGYFFVGLKASAGGAGVWQSEEMELQEAFLGAWQSDGNLLGAASARGVAGRLPAFSETSGVLGIRIAGSEPREILVRAAGFDSLAWFAEDPGLEVYAISETGRCSLLTENDDWQDGLINGISGDRSSMVEQASEALGLEAFEEGSRESALRVWLEPGQYLVGLRASSGAVGPSLVEIYKLPFLDFE
- a CDS encoding ATP-dependent Clp protease ATP-binding subunit; protein product: MEPMNNFTPRAQQVLALARKEADRFHHNYVGTEHILLGLIKLGQGVAVSVLQKMGLDLETVRSAVEKQVGSGPEGKTAGSIPYTPRVKKVLALAGKEAKALNHSYVGTEHILLGLLREGEGVAARVLKSLDVDIERTRNEILRELDPQFSGETEEAVSPGRSQTPEDKKEAKTPALKAFGRDLTELARKGELDPVIGRKNEIRRVIQILCRRTKNNPVLIGEAGVGKTAIVEGLALEISSGVVPEILADKKVITLDLALMVAGTKYRGQFEERIKAVMDEIKRAGNVIIFIDELHTIVGAGAAEGAMDASNIFKPALSRGELQCIGATTLNEYRKFIEKDSALDRRFQSVKVEAPSIEDTVLILKGIRGKYEEHHKAVFTDESLEASAKLSDRYITSRHLPDKAIDVMDEAGSRARIASLNRPPEIETLSKHIEEVCSSKEEAISKQHFEEAAKFRDEEKQLRKKQEDILENWKKSREENRITIGEDDILKVVSDWTGVPLQRLEKKETERLLQLEKELQDAVIGQDEACVAIAKALRRSRADLKDPKRPIGSFMFLGPTGVGKTFLARTLAEKMFGDRDAIIQVDMSEYMEKFSVSRMIGSPPGYVGHEEGGQLSEQVRRKPYSLVLFDEIEKAHPDVVQIMLQIFEEGHLTDSLGRIIDFRNTIIIMTTNVGASVIQKQTTMGFGAATSMADDFEGTKAKVMEEAKKVFKPEFLNRINDLIVFHSLVRKDLVRIVDLEIAKLQKRLVDKKITLTLDADSKELLIDNGYDEKYGARPLRRSIERFLEDPLAEALLSGEVEEGDDVLVVRDGDQLKFTKPAEVEGEGEEVSSES